The genome window GTTGTTTGCGCGAGCTGGATCACGGCAAATGTATAATCAGCAATGCCGTAAGCAGCTTTTTTAGGATCAATCACCTGAATGAAAATGACACCGTCCATACGCACTTGCACGTTATCCCGCGTGATGCAGATCTGTTCGGGAATGTCGATGGCGGTTTCCTTAAGCGTGTATTTATAAGCAATGCGGTCGAAAAACGGGATGATGAAGTTGATGCCGGGTTGCAGGACGGCGTAGAATTTACCCAGCCGCTCCATAATGTAAGCGGTTTGCTGTGGGATCACTTTCACGGTCATCAGGATCGTGAACACTACAAGGACAAGCAACACGATAAGTGGAGTGGTCATATCAAGTCAGGTTATGGTCTATTGCGAAAATAGCCATAACATGACTTCCTTCCTACTGCTTCCTGCATCAGTATTACGGAAACTTGCTCGTCGGCTTAAGATGGGGATGGATGGTTGCGCGTATATTACTATTTTAATATTTCTTTTGATATAACCATTTTTTGAATTTCACTTGTGCCCTCGCCAATGGTACAAAGCTTGCTGTCGCGGTAGAACTTTTCGGCTGGATAATCCTTCACGAATCCGTATCCGCCAAAAATCTGAACGGCTTCATTTGCGACCCTTACGGCTGTTTCGGAAGAGTGATATTTGGCAACTGAGCTCGCCAGTGCCACTTTTTGTCCGGCATCCTTCAATGCTGCAGCGTGAAAAGTAAGCAATGTGGATGCCTGAACGTCAGTATACATGTCGGCCAGCTTGAAGGCAATCGCCTGAAAATCACAGATCGCTTTCCCGAATTGCTTGCGCTCCTTGGAATAAGCCAGCGCGGCTTCATAGGCACCCAATGCAGTGCCTACGCCCAATGCGGCAATGGAGATCCGGCCGCCATCCAGGACTTTTAATGATTGAATAAAACCATCTCCTACATCACCCAGCCGCTGCCGGTCGGAAACGCGGCAATCCTGGAAAATAAGCTCCACAGTTTCGGATGCGCGCATGCCGAGCTTGTCTTCTTTGCGACCGGATGTGAACCCGGGGGTGCCCTGCTCAATGATGAATGCTGTGGCGCCGTGCTTGTCGCCGGGCTCGCCGGTTCTGGTAATGATTACAGCAACATCTCCTGATCTC of Dyadobacter chenhuakuii contains these proteins:
- a CDS encoding acyl-CoA dehydrogenase family protein; this encodes MDLLKEDSVESQREQTCDLIRETVKDFTAIHIKPYIREWDEAQQFPKTLFHSLGELGLMGMLVPEQYGGSGLGYKEYVTAIIELSKTDPSVGLSMAAHNSLCTNHILMFGSEEQKQTYLPKLASGQNVGAWGLTEPNTGSDAGNMQTVAVRDGDDWIINGSKNFITNGRSGDVAVIITRTGEPGDKHGATAFIIEQGTPGFTSGRKEDKLGMRASETVELIFQDCRVSDRQRLGDVGDGFIQSLKVLDGGRISIAALGVGTALGAYEAALAYSKERKQFGKAICDFQAIAFKLADMYTDVQASTLLTFHAAALKDAGQKVALASSVAKYHSSETAVRVANEAVQIFGGYGFVKDYPAEKFYRDSKLCTIGEGTSEIQKMVISKEILK